The following proteins are co-located in the Microbulbifer sp. VAAF005 genome:
- a CDS encoding LysR family transcriptional regulator, with protein MLNLNMDQLHIFVRSCEVGSFSAVAREVGRAQSSVSSLIQNLELDLGLTLFNREGKYPQPTDAALALLPLARQSLGQLQRFQQAANSFQRGEEPQLNILFEELVMPDRLNDMLVTFSERFPHTELQLGSVTGEEAVQQVTQGEADFAFVTSRDSYPSSLDTSNLGQQRVLSLACPEHPLAQKKQSSLNEAAQHRQITTAPESQRYRWQLSAQTWRSDSLLQALDLACKGVGWVNAPYELARPFLKSGRLVELNLTGSLNTWSLGVDLLWSKQTPQGLAAQWFARESRRLYGNFYSPPIEISDRN; from the coding sequence ATATTTTTGTGCGCTCCTGTGAAGTCGGATCTTTTTCGGCGGTTGCTCGCGAAGTGGGCCGGGCTCAGTCTTCTGTAAGCAGCTTGATTCAAAATCTTGAACTTGACCTGGGGCTGACTCTCTTTAACCGCGAAGGGAAATATCCCCAACCCACCGACGCCGCTTTGGCATTACTGCCATTAGCACGTCAATCGTTGGGGCAGTTGCAGCGCTTCCAACAGGCGGCAAATTCCTTCCAGCGGGGAGAAGAGCCCCAGCTCAATATATTATTTGAAGAGCTGGTAATGCCGGATCGACTCAACGATATGCTGGTAACTTTCAGCGAGCGCTTCCCGCATACTGAGCTTCAGCTCGGCAGTGTTACTGGGGAGGAAGCGGTCCAGCAGGTGACACAGGGTGAAGCCGATTTTGCCTTTGTCACCTCAAGGGATTCCTATCCCAGCTCGCTGGATACCAGTAACCTGGGACAACAGCGGGTACTTAGCCTGGCCTGTCCGGAACATCCCCTGGCCCAGAAAAAACAATCCTCATTGAATGAAGCGGCCCAGCACCGACAGATCACCACAGCACCAGAATCCCAAAGGTACCGTTGGCAGCTCTCTGCACAGACTTGGCGAAGTGATTCTCTGCTACAGGCCCTGGATCTGGCATGTAAGGGGGTTGGGTGGGTCAATGCGCCCTACGAACTGGCCCGCCCCTTTTTAAAAAGCGGCAGGTTGGTTGAGCTCAACTTAACCGGTTCTCTCAATACCTGGAGCCTCGGTGTGGATCTGCTCTGGTCCAAGCAGACGCCACAAGGCTTAGCTGCGCAATGGTTTGCCCGGGAGTCCCGGCGACTCTACGGTAACTTTTACAGCCCACCTATCGAAATATCCGATAGAAACTAA